TACGTTTATTCAAACTCCAGATTCCAACAAAAACATGGTCCAAACAATATTTGTCTGAGTCATAACAAGTAGAAGAAATGTTGAAGGAGAAAATAAACCCATTACCTGCAGCTTCGAGTATGTGAAGTAGGTTAACCTTGTCCTTAATGTTAAGAGTAGCTTCAAAATACGAATGCTGGTCTAAAACTGACTCAGAACAAGTGCCATGTTTCTCCCATTCATGACTCCAGAACTTGGTCCCGTTGTTCGTCGGGCAAGCTAATGTTGCCCAACTCACTTCCAGTCTACTAAACAAATCCGAAAcctgcaatatatatatatgtaagtaattaaaacatatatagtttCACTTTAGTACATAACATACACAGAAAAAACGGAATATACCACCACGATTGTACGGTCCATTTTTATCAGCGTGGTTGACTGGTTGTCGTTAACCTGACAaacaatgtatatatattgaaatgtgAAGAAATTGGATGAAACTAATGTTGTGAATACCTTGGTTCCATCATAAGGGCTATTCTTGTTGCAGTTGGATGGATAGGTAGCATTGTTATAATTAGGCCAAAGGCCGTGGATAGTGAAGTTGGCGGCGGGCTTTCCGGCAGTGGGGTAGCAACAGCTTCTTTTGGTGTCACAGTATGAGCCTGGCCACTaaacaaattgataattttaggtTTGGTTAGATAGCTGAGTGACAAGTTGAATAAGAGTAG
The window above is part of the Sesamum indicum cultivar Zhongzhi No. 13 linkage group LG2, S_indicum_v1.0, whole genome shotgun sequence genome. Proteins encoded here:
- the LOC105156534 gene encoding extracellular ribonuclease LE isoform X1 encodes the protein MGKSGCSFILLELLLLQCLISLGQGYDFFYFVQQWPGSYCDTKRSCCYPTAGKPAANFTIHGLWPNYNNATYPSNCNKNSPYDGTKVNDNQSTTLIKMDRTIVVVSDLFSRLEVSWATLACPTNNGTKFWSHEWEKHGTCSESVLDQHSYFEATLNIKDKVNLLHILEAAGIRPDDNFYKVEDIKEAIKAGTGYDAAVECNSDPSRNGQLFQVYLCVDASAKDLIECPVLPKRKCKSSIQFPIF
- the LOC105156534 gene encoding extracellular ribonuclease LE isoform X2 — protein: MGKSGCSFILLELLLLQCLISLGQGYDFFYFVQQWPGSYCDTKRSCCYPTAGKPAANFTIHGLWPNYNNATYPSNCNKNSPYDGTKVSDLFSRLEVSWATLACPTNNGTKFWSHEWEKHGTCSESVLDQHSYFEATLNIKDKVNLLHILEAAGIRPDDNFYKVEDIKEAIKAGTGYDAAVECNSDPSRNGQLFQVYLCVDASAKDLIECPVLPKRKCKSSIQFPIF